From the genome of Gemmatimonadaceae bacterium, one region includes:
- a CDS encoding ArsR family transcriptional regulator — MATLVRFSSPAGKVLAQLRDGPKTVEELAAALRLTPNAIRNQLRKLQDWKLAARTGSRPTASKPSALYSITLDGEIQFSTIYLPVLSQFLRVAEGQCSARQLGSWMRETGRTLGRRYPHPDGTKRARVEAAAQLLRGFGGLAEVRRLNGHMVIRSRACPLAALTSEHAAACKILESLLAEYLAMGVRSCCVAGSDPSCCFEVKA; from the coding sequence ATGGCAACACTAGTCCGATTCAGCAGCCCCGCCGGCAAGGTGCTCGCGCAGCTCAGAGATGGGCCTAAGACAGTGGAAGAGCTTGCCGCGGCGCTTCGATTGACTCCGAACGCGATTCGGAACCAGCTGCGCAAGCTCCAGGATTGGAAGCTCGCGGCTCGCACGGGTAGCCGTCCCACGGCGAGCAAGCCGTCCGCACTGTACTCCATCACGCTCGACGGTGAGATCCAGTTCTCGACGATCTACCTGCCGGTTCTCTCTCAATTCCTCCGCGTTGCCGAAGGACAGTGCTCAGCGCGACAGCTCGGATCGTGGATGCGGGAAACAGGAAGAACGCTCGGGCGACGCTATCCTCATCCTGACGGAACAAAACGTGCGCGCGTGGAAGCCGCCGCACAGCTTCTTCGAGGCTTCGGCGGGCTCGCTGAGGTTCGGCGCCTGAACGGGCATATGGTGATTCGCAGCAGGGCATGCCCGCTGGCCGCACTGACCTCGGAGCATGCAGCCGCATGCAAGATTCTCGAAAGCCTGCTCGCGGAATATCTCGCGATGGGAGTGAGAAGCTGCTGTGTCGCGGGATCAGATCCGAGCTGCTGCTTCGAAGTTAAAGCATAG